Sequence from the Panicum virgatum strain AP13 chromosome 5N, P.virgatum_v5, whole genome shotgun sequence genome:
GCTCGCGGCTCGAGCAGGGCGTGCAGCCGTAGAACATGACCAGGTTCGGGTGGCGCAGCCCGGACAGGATGCCCGCCTCGTTCTGGAACTGCTCCACGCGccggtagctgttgttgtacaGCCGCTTCACCGCCACCACGCGCCCGTCCTTGAGGTACCCTGAGCAGCACAAAGAACCATTTGAATCGAACACCACATGCCAATTGGCGCTGCAAATCCAGAGGCAATGGCATGGCTTAGGATTTAGGAGAGCAACTTGATCTACCTTTGTAGACGGTGCCGAAGCCGCCATCACCGAGCTCTCGGTGCTCATCGAAGGAATTGGtggcctcctcgagctcctcGTAGGTGAAGAGGTGCGTCGGTGGGTCCTCGATGCAGCCGGACTCCATGTCGCCGACCCGGGCACGCGGGGTCCCGCCAGAGCCGCTGTACttgaggagcttcgaggacgaGTTGATcacgttcttcttcttcctcttgcaCATGATGAACAAAcctgcggcagcagcagcagcaagcacgGCAAGACCAGCAGCAGTCGAGACGCCTGGAAGTTATGCAAGTTAACATTTCAGTGATTGCAACCACGTTGCTACAGTTCTAAACGTTGCGTACTTCGAGGAAGTGGCATCGTTTTGTGGGCGCTAAGCTGTAACAAGGAAAGCATTTTCCTGATCAACCGTGCGAGCAATCGGTTCTGTTATTTCTTCATAAAATTTTGAACAGAAACCAGCAGCATACTGCTTTGGTATACTAGATTCTGGAAATTCTCATGGATTTATTTTTGTAAAATGTAATATAGCACGTTTTTTGTGCTCAGGGAACGATTAGCAATATACTAACAAACATTTAGAAGAATAGAATTTCGGTAAAATGGTGGGAAAGTGCTCACCAATAATCACTCCTTTTTGCGCTTTTGATCCTCCTGTAGCAAGGACAAAAACACAAtgtcaaaaatatttttatcttcTGACCAAGATTAAACTGATTTCGAAACATAAAGTACAAAAATTTTACATTCTACTCGAAATGATTAGGCGATGTTTTCACAAagtacaaaaaaaagaaagagagaagctCCCGCAAGCATAAACAATTTCAGAAAATTAAGCGCAGACAGAGAAATTTGGGTGGCTGTTTTCATTCAATTGGTCAGGTATGTATGTTAGAACTTCAGCTAAATCGTGTGATGTGATGGTCTTTCATATGTAAAGAGTCTTTCATGTGTGGGTCGGAAGAAGCAAGCAGCAGCAAAAGTGACTTTGTGGTTGGTGTTTGCCCGTTTCCTTCTTCTGTTGAAACTTCGACACACAATCTCTTTTGTAAGTAGCGCGAGGGAAGAGGGATCCAAAGTCTGGCAACTTTGGCAAAAATGTAAAACAAGTTCAATGTGCTTTTTGACCAGATAAGCAACTCCTGCAATTAGAAGAATATGTATGTTCCTCTCTGTCATCTCTTTCGATTTTGTTGACGCAATTTTCTCTTCTTTACGAAGATATGGTGAATCAtataacatgaaaaaaaaatgctagGACATAGGAAAAAAGTTGTAGAGACAAGCAATCGTTTCGCCTGTCGTCAATAGCTTGGTCTTTGTATAAGGCATAATCACAAAGTCCCTTGCAACATATATTGGCCAGGACAGAACTATAGGTAGGAGGTCAGCATCAGAAAAGAAAACTGAAAGCTATAAAGGGAGGCAACAAATATCTGATCAAGAAAGACACCTGACATATGATTAAGCTTTCTGACAAATGAAAACTGAACATCTTAATAAGACGTCAGAGCAGCTAAAGCCCTTTCAAATCAAAGGTAAGAGATGTCTGAAAAGCCTCAGCTTACCTACTAAAGAAAGAATCTCTCAAAGTCTTGAACAAAGAAATCTGAGCCGTAAAAGTTAGTACTACCATTTAAACTTGTCTGAAGAACACAGTAATACTTAAACCTTGAACTTAGAAACATTAACCCAGACTTAGTAATTTCCTAGTTAGTGGTCCAAAGTCCAAAGTTTAGTGATCCCATTGAACATTCAGTAACCAATACAGGCTTTAGTGTTACTGTCTCAGGCCTCGGCGGGGCCCAACTAATGTGAACCCAGTGATAGAGGCAACCACCAAAGACTGAATcgcgggtgtgtttagttcgctgATTTTTTTGGGATcggctactgtagcattttcgtttttatttgataatttgTGTCCAATCATAGATTCATTAGACTCAAAAAATTTATCTCATCATTTAcaattaaactgtgtaattgattattttttaaactacatttaatTCTTCACGCATGTGTTCAAAAAATTGATGTGACGaggaatcttgaaaatttttgggactaAACATGGCCTGTTAGCCGGAAAGCGCGATGAGACGTCCACCTCTGAAAATTAACAAGACTAAGCTAGTGCGCATCAACTTCTGCCGTGCTCCCTAGCTACATCGACAGGTGAGCCTAGATCGCCCACCCGTCGCGTGCTCATCAATTCAGCAGTTAAGCTCTTGCCGGGAAAGCGTCGACGCGTGAGCATTGATCCTGCAGTTAGCTCTTGGCGGGAAACGTAGGAGGAGGACTCAATCAGCAACAGTGTCTACAATCTGCATCGTATCAGCGAGAGGAGTGCTCACAGGTCACAGCTAGTACTCCTACATTACTAGAGTGCCAAGAATTCAAATGACCGTGCCAAGCTAAGGACCGTGACCATTAATACTGAAGTTTATTCGAGTAGTCGCGTACtgaaaactttttttttaagaacGTCGCGTACTGAAAATTTGGTGCTGCAGAAAGCAGGTTGAGCAGTGGGCAGGCAACTAGGGTACTGGATGGAGACAGATAAGGGGTACGGAAGGCAGGCAGAGACGGATCAACAAAGATCAAGCGAAAATTGCACCAATTTTTCCTCTCCGCGTGATCGTGCTGACACCGACGACGAGGCCGAACCCAAAGGAGCCCtggattaaaaaaaaaaatctttggaGCCCGCCCGACCCGTCCCAACACCAACAGCCCCGCCGGCGACAGCCACCGAGAAACGAAGCGCGACGGATTGAGCAATTCTTTTCATTAGCCTTAAGAAACGTCTCCATCGAACGAGGACGGGTTAGTGAGCAGAGACCCCGGACTAGTTGGACTGGCGCGCTTTAAGCTCCGGTTCGTTTCACACCCTGATATTTCTTCCAACGTCCCGgtgctttcttccttctccgTCCAGCAAGCAAGAAAGAGTTGTTGCGTGCAGGAATTCATCGCTTAGTTACCACCAGCGACATGGCATGCAAGCAAAGTTGATCGCTCGAAGAAACTATAGTTAGAGCGTGGTGGTTAACGCTGCGCAAAGACTAATGAGTAATGCGAAAGAGCATGTAGCCTGGTGGTTACAAGAGTCTCAGTAGTACTTAGGTTCTGGGATTTAATGGCGTTGTACTTTTAGTGATAATGGACGTTTCTataggatttgccggctcagtcttcaaaAATGCTCATAGAGGTAAGTTTACATACGTGCGTTTATAGTGTTGAGTATACGCGTTTATAGTGTTGAGTATGCATGTATTGTGAGTGTCTAAGTTTTATCATGTAATCTCAAAAAAGACTACTGACTAGTACCAGTTCATAGGATTTGTGGCGGTCTGGAGTTTTGGAAGACGAAAGCATGGCTGCCTCAAGTTACGTACCGAGTGAGGAAGAGTCAGCAAGTGTCTTACTGCAGCCGCCGTCGCCCATGCGGCCGTTGGCGCAGAGGCAGCCCAggaactcgccgccgcggccgaacCCGCACTTGCCGCCGGACTGCTCGCACCGGCCGCACTCCCCGGAGCCCCGGCTCCATCCCAGCTGGAACCCCGCGCGGAGCGCCTTGCCGTACCCGTCGCTCCTCCACTTGGGGTCCTGCGCGTCGCGCGGGGCGGCGCCCCTGAGCACGGGCACCTCGAAGACCCGCGTGCACGCGCTGGACCAGTCGCCGGGAGGCACGTCGCCGCTCGGGAGCACGAATgacaggccgccgccgggcgctttgtcggcgccgccgcaggtgatGGGCTTGATGGTCGGCGGCTTGGGAGGTTTGGGCTTGGGAGGCGCGGGGTCGGCGTCCGGGTGCCCAAAGGAGCAGTTGGCGAAGAAGAAGAGGTACTCGACGGCGGAGACGTGGAGGAACAGCCGGACGTCCGGGGGGATGGTCACGTTGTGGTCCACGCTCGGGCAgccgtcgccggccgcggccgctgcgTCGGCGAGCGAGACGGTCAGGTTCGCGTAGTCGATCCGCGAGACGGCGTAGCTGTCGCCGCCGAGCTTCAGGAcggccccgctgccgccgtcgcagGTGACGGCCAGGCCCGGGTACCCGCAGTACGACTCGCCGTCCCGGCCCGGGACCGCCCTAGTGTCGCTGGCGAGGTAGAACGGGTAGCTGATGTTCACGCCGCCGCAGGGGTACGGCCGCCACCGGCACGCGGAGGCGGCGTaggcgtcgtcgccgccgcgggaagGGGCCAGGGAGGCAAGCAGGAGAAGCACTagcaggccggggcggcggccatggtggcagAGGGAAGAAGGCATGGCAATTGGCAGGGGCTGGCAACTCAATGGCTTCTGGCGCGCGCGCGGTTTGGTTGGCGGCCGGCTGGCCGGCTCCGGTTTTAAGCAGGCAATCTTTTGAACCTCGCTTGGGCAACGGCAACTGCCGGGAGCCGTGCGCGTACCGGTGAAAGTTGGGTGGCTGACGCTGACGAGAGGCAAGGACATGCTGGCATACGGGCACACGGTGGCTGATGCGGGGCCTGGCGGGCAGACTCGCGAGTCGGCGACGTTGCCACTTGCCAGCCTACCGCGCCACTCTGCAAGAGTCGCCTCGCTACCTGACCAGACGTGCCCTCATGTCCCTGTCCCGTGGGGACTCGCCCTTTTACTtttactatttatttatttttgccaAAGAGTCACCCTTTTAATTGGCGTCAAAGGAAAGATGCGCCTGATCTTTGATCCTTTCCAGGAAGTCTAGGCCTGATTTTCTTGTGGAATGACAGTGGCTCTCATTCATGTGTTAGAAAATATATAATGTTCCTAGTACCCCGCAGACTACGACCGTACGACGACTAGGTAGAGTCTTAGGATCCAACTAGCGGTGGTCCCGGCCTAGAAGAAAACATGACATCCAACTAGCAATATGGAGGCCcataagaaaaaaatagaagaagctAGTAATACGAAGGCCCATAAGAAAAATAAAGACCCAACTAGCGGTGGTCAAGGCCCAGATGTTGAAAATATTTTCCCCCACCTTCTCCGGTGCCAGGAGCTCCCGCGGATCCGCGTAGGGAGCATGTCGGCCAGCGGTGGCGGAGCTTCGGCAGGCcagccggtggcggcgctcccgcgcggGCAGGCAGGCGTGGCagagcggcggccgcgccggacCGCGACGTGATGGCTGCCAGCGGCAGTGCGGGGGCGACGAGTGCGCATGGGGTGGAAGGTGGCGTGGGTAGCAGGATTGGGTTGGGAAGAGATAAGATGAGGATCTGGCGGTGAAATTGGTTGCACGAATCTTAAACACCGGAGGTGGCGAAGAAACAATCTTTTAAACTAAAAGATACGTAGAAATCATGGCAAACTACACTACAGAAAAAAACTTCTGAACTAAAAGATACATAGAAATCCTGGTGGATATCCAACTAGCAACATGGAGGCCCACAAGAAAAGATATAGAAGAAGCTAGCAATACGGAGGCCCATAAGAAAAATAAAGACCCAACTAGCGGCGGGGGCTATTCATCACGTGCGCGGCTGGCAGCCGACGCATCGCAGAAACGTCCCGCCCCTATtcatcttcctccccgagccagGGGAGGGGGAAGTGGCCACCGTCGAGCCAaatgagggggagggggtggctgGCGAGGGGTAGGATGTGGGCGGGGCGGCCGCTGGCGAGGTCGTCGGCGGCCAGGAtggtggcgggaggcggcggagcttatGATTCTGGGTTGCTGCGGGTGGGGGGCTCCATGGCCACCGGACCTAGAGGAgggcccgacggcggcggcggctcggcggctgaggcggttcggccgacggagggcgcggcggcgctgggccggACCTTCGGTGGGCGGTGCCGGTGACGGGGCAAAGAGAAGACAGTGCGGCGGTGGatgggcggcgcggtggcgggctCGATTAGtgtggtggcggaggcggcggaggccgccggagccaggggcaggggcagcggGGGTGCTTCTGCAATTGGACGGGTTCCAATCGCATAAGGCGATAAATAGACGCACCCGAACTAGCGGTGGTACGACTTAGAAGAAAATGTGACGCCCGACTCAGTCAAACTGGCACGCCTAGGCTAACCAAGTTTCCCTGCTATGCTTGAGAAAATGAACAATCTGTTCATCAGATCATAGATAAAAAAGGAGAACGATTTATAGATATAGAAAAAAGGGACGGAACGATGAATTTGGAGCAAAACAGCCAGCAATCCCCGCTGAATTTGGAAAAGCAGCACAAGAGCTTGTAGAGAGGCTTACCGGAAGGTTCGGCGGTGCAATTGTTAGCAGCGCTGACtcggccgccggagcataagcAGGCCATGAATCCCCCCGTCTGGTTGTACCCGCACCGCCCCTTCGATAGCTCGCACTGGtcacacgccgggagcttctgACTCTGATTCAACGCCAACTGGAATCCGTCACGAAGGCTGCTGCTGTACCCACCGTCCTTCCATGTACGATCATTTTGTGGATCAAGAGGGAGACCAAATCTGAGCACGGGTACTTCAATAACTACGCTGCAGTACCGCCACCAGTTCGTCTCCCGAAACGGCACGTCTTGCTCCAAGAACACGAAGGACATCCCAAGCCACGGCTGCTGCCCGCCGCCATCGAATTTGCAGGCGGTGGAGCTGGAGTTTGACGGCCGAGTCAAGTCGGAGGAGAGGAAGTTGCaattgaggaagaagaggaggtcgACCGTGGTGTTGGGATAGTAGAACCATTCGAAGCTCCGAAACGTCACGTTGTGGTCGGTCCAGGGGCAGCTCCTCCCGTCGACGACCTCGGGATCGACGAGCTGGACTGTGAGGTTGTCGTAGTCGATGCTCGAGACGGTGTAGTTGCCGCTCTCGAGCTCCAGGAACGCCTTCCCGTCCTCGCACTGGATCTCCAGGCCGGGGTAGCCGCAGTACGAGCTGGTGTTCCCCAGCAGAGCTCCCGGCCTGCTGTAGAACGGGTACCTGATGATGACGTTGCCGCAGGTGTAGGGCTCCCACACGCACAAGGAGGCGTCGTAGCCGCCGTCGTCCCCGCTGGAAGGAACGCCATGGGAGGCGGCGACCaagacggcgaggaggagcggcggcaggcggcggtgtAGCAAGAGATCCATGGCCGAACAGGTTACTTTTCCTATCTTCTTGGTCTGGTGGCCGCCCCGCCTCCGTTAATAAGGCTGCCAGGCCCCTGGTCGAGGAGACTTTCTCAGAAGGCCGACCTGGGGGTGGCGGACGAGAGGGAGATGGCGGCGAAGCGATGGGAAGAGCGCGTGGCCGACCGTGACCAGCTGCTGGATCTCGCAAGATGCCAATTACTCCCTCGGCGAAGTCAGGTGGTGGCGCCTCCCGCGTCCTTGCGTGCACACCCGCGTGGTTTTCATTGGCTGCCGTCCATGGAAGAAAGGTCCTCGGTCTTGGTTCTGGATGACTGGATCCGTATTTCCTCTATGAATAATGAATCCTCGCTAGAAGGTTTTGTGTTCAACGTGCCGGTGTGGTCAGCAATTAGAAAGTCTGCCGCACTAGTAAA
This genomic interval carries:
- the LOC120675310 gene encoding LEAF RUST 10 DISEASE-RESISTANCE LOCUS RECEPTOR-LIKE PROTEIN KINASE-like 1.2 isoform X3; translation: MDLLLHRRLPPLLLAVLVAASHGVPSSGDDGGYDASLCVWEPYTCGNVIIRYPFYSRPGALLGNTSSYCGYPGLEIQCEDGKAFLELESGNYTVSSIDYDNLTVQLVDPEVVDGRSCPWTDHNVTFRSFEWFYYPNTTVDLLFFLNCNFLSSDLTRPSNSSSTACKFDGGGQQPWLGMSFVFLEQDVPFRETNWWRYCSVVIEVPVLRFGLPLDPQNDRTWKDGGYSSSLRDGFQLALNQSQKLPACDQCELSKGRCGYNQTGGFMACLCSGGRVSAANNCTAEPSGGSKAQKGVIIGVSTAAGLAVLAAAAAAGLFIMCKRKKKNVINSSSKLLKYSGSGGTPRARVGDMESGCIEDPPTHLFTYEELEEATNSFDEHRELGDGGFGTVYKGYLKDGRVVAVKRLYNNSYRRVEQFQNEAGILSGLRHPNLVMFYGCTPCSSRELLLVYEFVANGTVADHLHGHRAPERALSWPLRLSIAVESAAALSYLHAIEPPVVHRDVKTTNILLDADFHVKVADFGLSRLFPLDVTHVSTAPQGTPGYVDPEYHQCYQLTDKSDVYSFGVVLVELISSKPAVDITRHRNEINLAGMAISKIQNCHLEQLVDLDLGYEADPATKKMMTMVAELAFRCLQQNGEMRPPMKEVLEVLRSVQGECPAEKDGDKHKDGPFSPTTVHAPWDSRATTPNTSRD
- the LOC120675310 gene encoding LEAF RUST 10 DISEASE-RESISTANCE LOCUS RECEPTOR-LIKE PROTEIN KINASE-like 1.2 isoform X1 — its product is MPSSLCHHGRRPGLLVLLLLASLAPSRGGDDAYAASACRWRPYPCGGVNISYPFYLASDTRAVPGRDGESYCGYPGLAVTCDGGSGAVLKLGGDSYAVSRIDYANLTVSLADAAAAAGDGCPSVDHNVTIPPDVRLFLHVSAVEYLFFFANCSFGHPDADPAPPKPKPPKPPTIKPITCGGADKAPGGGLSFVLPSGDVPPGDWSSACTRVFEVPVLRGAAPRDAQDPKWRSDGYGKALRAGFQLGWSRGSGECGRCEQSGGKCGFGRGGEFLGCLCANGRMGDGGCRGSKAQKGVIIGVSTAAGLAVLAAAAAAGLFIMCKRKKKNVINSSSKLLKYSGSGGTPRARVGDMESGCIEDPPTHLFTYEELEEATNSFDEHRELGDGGFGTVYKGYLKDGRVVAVKRLYNNSYRRVEQFQNEAGILSGLRHPNLVMFYGCTPCSSRELLLVYEFVANGTVADHLHGHRAPERALSWPLRLSIAVESAAALSYLHAIEPPVVHRDVKTTNILLDADFHVKVADFGLSRLFPLDVTHVSTAPQGTPGYVDPEYHQCYQLTDKSDVYSFGVVLVELISSKPAVDITRHRNEINLAGMAISKIQNCHLEQLVDLDLGYEADPATKKMMTMVAELAFRCLQQNGEMRPPMKEVLEVLRSVQGECPAEKDGDKHKDGPFSPTTVHAPWDSRATTPNTSRD